The sequence below is a genomic window from Xiphophorus maculatus strain JP 163 A chromosome 18, X_maculatus-5.0-male, whole genome shotgun sequence.
GCCTTGCCATGCTGGAGACCAGTTGTGACCTCGAGTCTGCACCCACACAGAGTTCTAGTGACGCACACATGTCTTCTGGAGGTCTGTATCCAAAGCTCGACACCAAAGCAAAGCCAGAAAGACCAGCCCCACCATGCCTAGCCACAGAAGCTGCAAGAGGCGTGGCTGCAAGCCATACCCCAATGGTTCCAGCTGAGCAACCACCAGCTTACTCTCCTCAGGCTGCTGATGGCCATGTCTCTATCTCTTATGGCACAGAATCAGGAGAGATGTCAGTGGTCGGGGATGATTTCTATAGTCGTACATCTACTTCCTCGTCATCTTCTCAGAGTGTGGGTGAGGACGGAGAAGAGCTGCTTTACATCCCTAATGGTGTTCAGATATTCTTTGTCACACCCGAGGGGCAAGTAAGCGCCCCATCATACCCCGGCTACCTGCGGCTGGTGAAGTTCACCAGTGATCCCTCGGACAGGATGCCCAGTAGACCGCCAGCATTTCTGCAGGTACGAcagaaagcctttttttttttttttttttttaaacagagccTCAGATAATAATGATTATAGGCCACCTTCATACGTGTGTGTGATGCAACAGGTTTAAACAACTCTTATTACTGCTGTCACCATCTGATTTTAGCCGATCTTGTGacctttaatctgattttaagaTGGAGTCCAGATCTATTTGACTGGTGTAGGGCATTGGTTTGTTAATGATCAATATTCCTTGCCTTGTGTAAACAATCATGTGAGTACCTCAATCCCATTGACTATGACGTCATCCAGCAGAGAATACCAGGTCAGGATTAGACCTGTTACACTGTTCCTAATCACTAAATGCTtccctgttgttttcttttcagattgaGAATAAACACAGAACTCTTAACCTGAGCAAAAAGCTTTTATGGCAGAGTCACATTTTAGATTATAGCTTTGAATCTGGGTTTTAGAGTTTTGATTAGTGGTTCATGGCATCCAGAGACAATGAAAAGGAATAATGCATTTAAGCAAAGCTTGGGTCTGTAGAGCCAACATTATTGGTTTGTTTTAGTGGTTTTCTGGTCTGTGACCCACTAAATTGATTTGCTTAACGTGGAGGCTGTATGTGTACACTACACCGTGTCATtagacaaactaatcaaaagTATGTCAACAAATTGGTTTATTactgaaaacacagacagagcCAGGACAGAATACATGTaatgttaaattatattttgctgggttttttttatgtcttcctGCTGGGTCATGAGACTGACATTTTCATCTTCCTTCTGTTCCACTCTGTGACATGAGTGATTCACATGAGTGAGGGAATAAACCCTGCTTATCCTGGTATGCTGTAACCTTGTTAGACATGCAGCAATCAGAAGACGGCAGTGTTTTCTAAATCAAGTTTGAATAAAGCCTTAAAAACGACCTCTCCCTGTTTAATATTTACTTCTGTGtaaattttggttattttgccATACATAGAGGCACATTGTTTATGAAGAATATGATTGTGTCACAGAAAACCACCATCTCTTGTGTCACTTCCAGGCGTTTTCCTAACTGTCCTTTTCGTCATGACAGGTGTGTGACTGGCTCTACCCTCTCATGTCTGTGAACTCTCCAGTGCTAGAGTGTAACACCGGAGTTTTTATGTTTCCGGACATGATGGCGCCGGCACCGGGTTACTACGTCGGGGTTGTGTTGTCGTCTGAGCTCCCTGCAGCAGACCGAGCCTTGTTTAAGAACCTGCTCTCTCAGATGACAGATCTCAGGGTTCAGGTAAGTGTAATGTCTGCAACAACACcatttgatgatttaaaaaaatatatataaattctcAAAATGCATGCACAAATCTGGCAAGCACTTGCTGTCATTTATTCCTGTTGTGCTTCTCAGTGTTGAAAGTCACCAGAGAACATTTACACAATTTGCTTTTAGCAAATCCTCTTGTGCTGCTGGGAGGCACAGAGAGCTATTCTAGGAAAGTGACGCATAACTTGGACACATAACAGGACAACaggcatttaaaatgttctcgTCTCTGTACTTTTAAAGTCAACACTTTGATCACTAGTTACAATTTCTAGCCCAAGTCTGAGCTTTGTTCACCAAAATACGTACATCTGCTCTAGCTCACTAGCAAACTGTGTGATGGCAAGGAGACAGAACCTTAAATAGCTCATCATCCAAGATAAGTCATCAATATACCAGTGAAACCATGCCAAAAACTGGCCAGCAGTTAAAAGAAGGGTTTTATTGTTGTAATGCCAATAAAGACTTTTTAATTGGGCATAAATATACTTGCAGATTTTTGTAAcaatgtaaatgaaaaacattaccTTTTGACATATGCctttcattttacaaacaacCTTCTTgttcaaatacaaaataaatttctaacgttttagtaatttttttaacatatcagtATTGGTTTGATAAATGAAACCTGATTGATACTaacaaccaatatttatttttcatcttgttgccatttgtttCCCAAGAGGGAGGGAATgagtttggtcatgtgacagtgaggCTGCACAAGATTGTGGGGAGTTTAACTGAAGGAGTGGTGAAGTCAGCGTTGTGGTCatcatccccccccccccccccccaactgGACAAAAGGATTGTGAAATATATCATATTATTGGTTACCAGCccaaacagcaatattaatatagGATAGTGATACTGAAGCAAATTTTCATAAACTTCTTCACCACTGTATCACTGACCTGCCataaaaaagagtttttatgACTCTTTGTTCActctgaggtcttcacagaacagctggatttgtaCTGATATCAAATTACTCACAGGCAGACTCTATTTACTAATGAGGTTGTGACTTTTGAAGGCAATTAATctctctggattttatttaaggtttaGTTATACAAATGCATACCACTAAACAGATTTGTATTTTGCCAGCATTATTGCTTTGCATtagtttattacataaaatccagtaAACACTAAAGCCTTTGGGTACTTTGAAAGGAACATCATAAGATTAccaaataattgcattttttcatttacttgTATTTTATTGTCTACCTGGAAGTTATTAGTCTTTGACTCTTGATGGAAAAGAGCCAacgattttttttcattgtactCAGAATATGTAAAGGCTGCTGACTGAAGACTATTCCTAATTTTTCTCTAAATCACATTAACCTAGCAAGAAACGCCTGGCCCTACTTACTTCTGATCTGGCGTCTCTCCCGAAGTTACCCCTGCCTCAGCAGAGAGGGGATTTGATACTGGCAGGTGAGGAGAATTAATCAGGTATAATGCTCTTATCTGCAGCACTTCGAACAAGCTCAGAGCCTCAACTGAAAGACAAACGTCAGTTCAGTCTTTGAGGAAGGAGAGATGCCTCTTCAAAGTAATGCCAGACAAGGTCACGTTCCACGAATGCAGTCAGGGTAGATATCTTCTCTAATGGATGTGGTATCCTGTCAAAGAGTaagctctttttgtttttatttttagtacaaGCAGAAGAATTGAGATTTTCAGCTCCAACTTTGCTCTGCCTTTTCTTAAAATGGCCGTCTGTTTGGGGTAAACAGATGGTGCTTTGTGATGAGAACCCCAGAATGAGAGGAGCTATTGTGTTCTGTGACGCTCTCTGTTTTGTATACTGGATTAACTGGgagccagatttttttttttttttttcccccccaacaaaTTGGActgaaaacagattattttcgTACACTGTTAGTCGTTTTTCAGTTGCTTACCaatacatgtgtgtgtttggtcaGGCCGCAGATGAAGCTGCAGACTCTGTTAATCTCAGTCAGAAGGTATCCATTGCTGCACctgaggagagggagagacCACCTGGAGCTGATGAGGTGGCATCTGCAGAAACCGAGGAGGAGAAAACTTTGCCTGAATGGAGTGAAAAAGTGGCAAGTGGGATCTTAACTGGTGAGGTCATGTTCTGTCCTTAAATTCCAGCATCTACATacttttatttgtgtgaaattCCAGTGCTCAGAAATGCATCGAGGCAGACCCTCTTTGATCTCTTTAGGTGCTTCCTGGTTAAGCTGGGGTTTGGTCAAAGGGGCTGAGTACACAGGCAAAGCTATTCAGAAAGGGGCGTCTAAGCTCAGGGAACACATCACTCCAGAGGACAAGCCCACCGATGTGAGCCCCACTGTGACCAAAAGCCTCTATGTGGCCAAGCAAGCAACAGGAGGCGCTGTTAAAGTCAGCCAGTTTCTAGGTGACTGACACGACTTCCTGCCTGCATGCTTTACTGACCTTGTGTGACCGGTGGGTTTTGTGGTGAACCTCTAATTGAGTGGCGCTCTTCCTGTGCAGTGGACGGTGTGTGTACTGTGGCTAACTGTGTTGGTCGAGAGTTGGCTCCTCATGTGAAAAAACATGGAGGCAAACTGATTCCTGAGTCCATGAAGAAGGATAAAGACGGGCGCTCAAACATGGACGGCGCAATGGTGGTGGCTGCCAGTGGAATGCAAGGTAAGGTCAAACTACACTTCTGTTACTTCCAAGgagtttataaaatattctcCGAGAGTATTAATTGCCTTTTAACTCGTTCACCGATATTACTATGTAACATTACAACAACccttattgtcattttattttttactatagGGGAATGCAAGATAGGACACTATtgtaaagtagaagaaaaagatgcataatttttaaagctgttttattttttgctaatgaTTAGTGCCTCATCTAAAGATTACTATAGTAATCGAAAATGCATCATGCGCCATCTTCtgtttgttacataaaattACTATAAGTGtactgatgtttgtggttgatGGGTGACAAAATATTAGTAATACATTTCCCAGGCAGTGTTAGCGGGTGAAAATGTGTTAGCAGTATTGTGGCTCCCTTTTTCCTGttcaattttgaatttaaacatttgaaggtgAAGGCTTGCTGAGTCTTGCTGGTACAAAAAGATTCAATCTGCTCCATCTTTTTGTACCAAATAGTTCTATAACATTACGAAACCAGATTCGGGCTATCTATTTGGATCCAACCActataaaggtttgtttttgcttgactcattaaaaaaaatgttgaagtaggatttttttgttttcttcccccGTTACTAGGATTTGCAACTGTTTGGAATGGTTTGGAAGCAGCTGCTAAGGACATCACTACAAATGTTGCATCAGAAACGGTCACCACCATAAAACATAAGTAAGTTTTTGTGAAAAGAATTTTCTCAGTTtactagactttttttttttttcctttgtttgttGCAAATGACCTCTTGCACAAGAGAAGCTAAATCAAACGCTCACTTGTATTCCTCCTCAATTTGCTTTACAGATATAGAGCTCTACAAAACGTCTCTGATACATCTAATGAGAAGAACAGTAATTCTTTCTAACAATACGCAGCTTTTTAACTTGTTCCAACGCTAATTAAACATGGTTCCCCTTTTTTCCACAATTCAGTCCTGAATTGTGCAGTACTGTTCAGCACTGATTCACTTTACTTCCCTTCTACTTGTGCTAATTCACTAAAGTATGCTTTACCAACTGATTTCTGGTGGACTGACATCTTTCCATTCTCTATCAATTGAAATTGGGTGTTATACAAATTAATTAtaacatttcacatttctgttgtaAATTATGAATATACACCATCCAATACTGGAGTTTTGCTACAACTTTCTACTTAGAATAATTTTGGTTGTATTAAACTATTCTAAGATTCATTAAGCAAGGTGAGAATTTAAAGGGCTTTAGCATTAATTTAAGTATTTGCCTACTTTCTTTCATCTGCAGAAAActtctgctaataaatatttttggtttgtgaACCTGCATGGGTGTAATTGTAAAATGGAACTTCTGCATGGCATCTTTGCAGTCCTTGCACTGCATACTAATTAATTCTCTTATCTCTTACTCTGACCTCTCACCCAATTTGACTCTGCTGCCAACTCGGAAGGTACGGCACTGCGGCGGGACAAGCCACGGACAACGCTGTCAATTCTGCCATTAATGTTGGTATTACTGCCTTCAATATTGACAACCTGGGGATCAAAGCTGTGGTTAAAAGAACTGGAAAGCAAACGGCACAGGCTATTTTGGAAGACTACAAGCTTcaggaaaaaccacaaaacgGGAAGGAAGTAGAGAAACTCACCAAATAGCTGTTGATATTCTGCCTCATTTTCTCAACAATGCCTTAAAACTTATTTACTAATCAGAAAGGTCTATATTTAATACTCATTATTTATAAGAACATGCTCTATATTTGCTAGGTAGCTACTGTGATGTGCATACTCCACACATTGGTATAGCTCTCAAGCACTTTAAATATACAGCAGCTGGATCAACATCCAGAAAGTGGAAACCAAAACTTGAAGCACATTGATATGCTCTCCATATTTAAATTAAGGgcaatattttacaaataggataaatatttaaaaacctcAAGTATTTTTGTGTTAGATTAAATTGATCTATAAACAACTATTGCTTAATTTTGATCACATATAATGGTTTTGTCTGTggagtttaacattttatctcTTAGTGTGCTTACAAACAATGTTAAGTCTAACATCTGGAAAAATTGAAActttaaagtttctttattttcatttgtctttatttaatcaTCCTTAAAGAAGATTCCTACATTCCACTAAGGTGATTAAAATATTGCCTAACCTGATAGTATGAAGTGTAACTAAAAATTATGATATTTGTATTAACCTACAAGCTGTAATACTGCCTTTTGTTGTGCAATTTTGCTGAAGAATTGTCttaaaaatttgactttaatgaTAATGAAGGTTTCTTCTGTGTGAGAGGTGAACAAAAcaagtaataaattaatttttgtgATCCTAACTTGgtatcaaacttttttttttcccccattttgtGAAACTGTCGCATTGTCTCCCTTTATGGTCCAGCTTTAGGCTGCCAGCTGATTAAAACCTTTAGATCAATAATGGCACTCTTATACTTTTCACCTGGAAAAAAgtcagttaaaatattttgaaaaatgaaaagtataTTTCCACTTGCTATTTATTAGTCATTACCAACCACCTTTGCCTCAAAATGTTGATGGATGCTTAACATTTCAGTTTGGTCTGAATGTTAGACCATTTCAGAATATTTGTTCAACTTTGGTACTGTAGTATATGTGGTAAATGTagtatatattttagaaatcaCACTGTATATAATTTAAGTAGACATTTAAATAGGAAGTCCAGCAAGTTCAGTtgtcagctttgtgttcaaatCTCTACTGATTTTCATGTAAACTATTTTTCCTACAGAATACATTATTGATATTGAGTGGATTACAGATGACAAATGGTAAAGTACTCCAAAAACAGGCACAAAGTAGATGCAGAATAAGTTTTATTTCTATGAGACGAAACAtgtattttaacagaaatataatTACAATATGCAGTTGGGTTTTAATGGTACAAAAATGGGTAATTCACTGCTGAATTACCTAAATTAAGGACTAGAGAGTTTAAAC
It includes:
- the LOC102233736 gene encoding spartin-like isoform X1, with translation MEKAKQDAFDNARLQVIKDGYERGFECINEGLSADEVGEKSQALELYKRGRQHLLRGISVPSRGEECVGSSWESARRMQQKMQETLNNITTRLAMLETSCDLESAPTQSSSDAHMSSGGLYPKLDTKAKPERPAPPCLATEAARGVAASHTPMVPAEQPPAYSPQAADGHVSISYGTESGEMSVVGDDFYSRTSTSSSSSQSVGEDGEELLYIPNGVQIFFVTPEGQVSAPSYPGYLRLVKFTSDPSDRMPSRPPAFLQVCDWLYPLMSVNSPVLECNTGVFMFPDMMAPAPGYYVGVVLSSELPAADRALFKNLLSQMTDLRVQAADEAADSVNLSQKVSIAAPEERERPPGADEVASAETEEEKTLPEWSEKVASGILTGASWLSWGLVKGAEYTGKAIQKGASKLREHITPEDKPTDVSPTVTKSLYVAKQATGGAVKVSQFLVDGVCTVANCVGRELAPHVKKHGGKLIPESMKKDKDGRSNMDGAMVVAASGMQGFATVWNGLEAAAKDITTNVASETVTTIKHKYGTAAGQATDNAVNSAINVGITAFNIDNLGIKAVVKRTGKQTAQAILEDYKLQEKPQNGKEVEKLTK
- the LOC102233736 gene encoding spartin-like isoform X2, whose protein sequence is MEKAKQDAFDNARLQVIKDGYERGFECINEGLSADEVGEKSQALELYKRGRQHLLRGISVPSRGEECVGSSWESARRMQQKMQETLNNITTRLAMLETSCDLESAPTQSSSDAHMSSGGLYPKLDTKAKPERPAPPCLATEAARGVAASHTPMVPAEQPPAYSPQAADGHVSISYGTESGEMSVVGDDFYSRTSTSSSSSQSVGEDGEELLYIPNGVQIFFVTPEGQVSAPSYPGYLRLVKFTSDPSDRMPSRPPAFLQVCDWLYPLMSVNSPVLECNTGVFMFPDMMAPAPGYYVGVVLSSELPAADRALFKNLLSQMTDLRVQAADEAADSVNLSQKVSIAAPEERERPPGADEVASAETEEEKTLPEWSEKVASGILTGASWLSWGLVKGAEYTGKAIQKGASKLREHITPEDKPTDVSPTVTKSLYVAKQATGGAVKVSQFLVDGVCTVANCVGRELAPHVKKHGGKLIPESMKKDKDGRSNMDGAMVVAASGMQGFATVWNGLEAAAKDITTNVASETVTTIKHKYRALQNVSDTSNEKNSNSF